The following proteins are co-located in the Echinicola sp. 20G genome:
- the pssA gene encoding CDP-diacylglycerol--serine O-phosphatidyltransferase, whose product MNIKKHIPNAITCMNLACGMAGIYFVLEGKIHYATYFIIAAAVFDFLDGMVARLLKVQGEIGKQLDSLADLVTFGVLPSFVLFQMLKQVFPEGFVPFLSFIIGIQSAMRLAKFNIDTRQTDRFIGVPTPANALLICTLPFLADQFNWAKDLIQNGYFLLILTFIMAILLTAELPLIALKFKNFRFQENIFRYLVILIGLVSLIFLGIAGVPFIIIGYILLSLIESRIHPNELQ is encoded by the coding sequence TTGAATATCAAGAAACACATCCCCAATGCAATCACCTGCATGAACCTGGCCTGTGGTATGGCTGGGATTTACTTTGTTTTGGAAGGGAAAATCCATTATGCCACTTATTTCATCATAGCCGCAGCTGTATTTGACTTCCTGGATGGTATGGTAGCCAGATTGTTAAAAGTACAGGGGGAAATTGGCAAACAACTCGACTCTTTAGCTGACTTGGTGACTTTTGGGGTGCTTCCATCTTTTGTCCTCTTCCAAATGCTAAAGCAGGTTTTCCCTGAAGGCTTTGTTCCTTTCTTGTCATTCATCATTGGCATCCAATCGGCCATGCGCCTCGCTAAGTTCAATATAGACACAAGACAAACTGATCGATTTATAGGTGTACCTACTCCAGCAAATGCTTTATTAATTTGCACTTTGCCTTTTTTGGCCGATCAATTTAATTGGGCTAAGGATTTGATCCAAAACGGATACTTTTTACTGATCCTGACCTTTATCATGGCAATACTACTGACTGCTGAACTTCCTTTGATTGCTCTAAAATTCAAAAACTTTAGGTTTCAAGAAAACATATTTAGGTACCTCGTCATCTTAATCGGGTTGGTTAGTCTGATATTTTTGGGAATTGCGGGTGTTCCATTTATCATTATAGGCTATATTTTACTTTCTTTGATAGAAAGTCGTATACATCCTAATGAGCTTCAATAG